The Oscillatoria sp. FACHB-1406 genome window below encodes:
- the proB gene encoding glutamate 5-kinase produces the protein MTRTLVIKIGTSSLTRDGQLALSAIAMLVETIAQLQANGDRVVLVSSGAVGVGCARLNLSERPQQIALKQAVAAVGQGRLIRIYDDLFTSLNLPIAQVLLTRRDLVERSSYINAKNTFAALLELGVVPIVNENDTVAVEELQLKFGDNDTLSALVASLIGADWLFLLTDVDRLYSADPRANPDAQPIQLVSAEELAQLQVEAGSSGSQWGTGGMATKLSAARIATSAGVRVAICHGKQPENIEKILQGEAIGTQFEPQPRPTNARKRWIAYGLVARGKLYLDAGAVKAIARGGKSLLAAGITRVEGEFLASDAVVLCDPQGVEIARGLTNYTSAEVRQIQGQHSDRIPEILGYMGAETVVHRDNLVAIEA, from the coding sequence TTGACACGAACGCTAGTTATTAAGATTGGAACGTCCAGTTTGACGCGGGACGGACAGTTAGCGCTATCCGCGATCGCGATGTTAGTCGAAACCATTGCCCAACTTCAAGCCAATGGCGATCGCGTCGTCCTCGTTTCCTCCGGTGCAGTAGGCGTGGGTTGCGCCCGTCTCAACCTGAGCGAACGTCCCCAACAAATCGCCCTCAAACAAGCTGTCGCAGCCGTCGGACAGGGGCGCTTAATCCGCATTTACGACGACCTCTTCACCAGTTTAAACCTCCCGATCGCGCAAGTCCTATTAACGCGGCGGGATTTAGTAGAGCGCAGTTCCTACATCAACGCCAAAAATACCTTCGCTGCCCTCTTAGAACTCGGTGTCGTCCCCATCGTCAACGAAAACGATACCGTCGCCGTCGAAGAACTGCAACTGAAATTCGGCGATAACGACACCCTTTCCGCCCTTGTTGCTAGTTTAATCGGAGCCGATTGGTTATTTTTACTTACCGATGTAGATCGCTTGTACTCAGCCGATCCGCGCGCCAATCCTGACGCGCAGCCCATCCAGTTAGTTAGCGCCGAAGAACTCGCGCAATTGCAAGTCGAAGCGGGGAGTAGCGGTTCGCAGTGGGGAACGGGCGGTATGGCAACGAAACTCTCCGCCGCGCGCATTGCCACCAGTGCGGGGGTGCGAGTGGCGATTTGTCACGGCAAACAACCGGAAAATATCGAGAAGATTTTACAAGGGGAAGCGATCGGCACGCAATTTGAGCCGCAACCCCGCCCTACCAACGCCCGCAAGCGTTGGATTGCCTACGGATTAGTCGCGCGCGGCAAACTTTACCTCGATGCGGGGGCGGTTAAAGCGATCGCGCGGGGCGGAAAATCGCTCCTAGCGGCTGGAATTACGCGCGTGGAGGGCGAATTCCTCGCTTCCGATGCTGTGGTACTCTGCGATCCCCAAGGGGTAGAAATCGCGCGAGGATTGACGAACTATACGAGCGCGGAAGTGCGGCAAATTCAGGGGCAACATTCCGATCGCATTCCGGAAATACTGGGCTATATGGGGGCGGAAACCGTCGTCCATCGCGATAATTTAGTCGCGATCGAAGCGTAG